The proteins below are encoded in one region of Triticum aestivum cultivar Chinese Spring chromosome 1B, IWGSC CS RefSeq v2.1, whole genome shotgun sequence:
- the LOC123099761 gene encoding uncharacterized protein — translation MEVETFPIGFTKGVRAHWRRRKYQRLEAGEGGGSRSQGTQRLGGARRVGWRVRLRGLLLRRARAVRAIVTAPRRLLARARDAYVGGMLAVARKASATALPGGGPEGIWARRVPRRKQLPSAKAARASEFEQRLVMEIYKSIVASKELTTMLHSSTAHLQPPPSRA, via the coding sequence ATGGAGGTGGAGACGTTCCCGATCGGGTTCACCAAGGGCGTGCGCGCCCACTGGCGCCGCCGCAAGTACCAGCGCCTggaggccggcgagggcggcggcagcAGGTCCCAGGGCACGCAGCGCCTCGGCGGCGCGCGGCGCGTCGGGTGGCGCGTGCGGCTGCGGGGGCTGCTCCTCAGGCGCGCGCGTGCCGTCCGCGCGATCGTGACGGCGCCGAGGAGGCTGCTGGCGCGCGCGCGGGACGCGTACGTGGGCGGCATGCTGGCGGTGGCCCGGAAGGCGTCGGCCACGGCGCTGCCCGGCGGCGGGCCCGAGGGGATCTGGGCCAGGCGCGTGCCGCGGCGGAAGCAGCTGCCCTCGGCGAAGGCGGCGCGGGCGTCCGAGTTCGAGCAGCGGCTGGTGATGGAGATCTACAAGTCCATCGTGGCGTCCAAGGAgctcaccaccatgctccactcctccacCGCGCACCTGCAGCCGCCGCCCTCGCGCGCCTAG